A stretch of DNA from Odocoileus virginianus isolate 20LAN1187 ecotype Illinois chromosome 7, Ovbor_1.2, whole genome shotgun sequence:
agagggcttgggggcaggagaaggggacgacagaggatgagatggctggatggcatcaccgactcaatgggcatgagtttgagtaaactccgggagttggtgatggacagggaggcctggcgtgctgcgattcatggggtcgcaaagagtcggaaacgactgagcgactgaactgaactgatgttttccaTGACTTTTTGTTTCCTGAGTCCTCTCTCACATCTATTAACTGGCCCTGACTCCCTCAACAGAAGCTTCCAGCTAAAGTGGGGGAAGGGACCACTTGCTGAGGGGTGACTGTATTACCCAGTAACCTTGCCCGGGACAGCCGCTGTGACTGGTGCCAGCTCAGGGCGTGGCGCACTGCTGTAGTTGTTTGATGAAGGCATGGCACTAGGATGGGTATGATGCTGAAGACTCCTCGGCCAGACTCACTGAAATGATACACGTGGATCAGCAGGAATGGAACGTGGACTCAGAGGGGACAGCCCTGAGTGCCCGGGCCAGCAGGACCAAGAGGTGTCAAACCCAGGAACCAGCCACAGAAAACAGCCCCACAGTGCTGTGTAGATTTGCCCTGTAACTCtcccccacctgccctgccccgccccatTTGACTAGCACAGCCTGCATAGAAGAGAACTCAGTGGGAGCACCCAGAAGGGAAGTAAGGGTGGAAAGAGCAACAGAGAGAGAGGTTGGTCACAGAGACATTAATAGGACCGCCAGGTCAATTGACTATCTCCCAATGGGCAGGTATATGCCAGGTTGGGGGAGGAATGAATGGCACTCTTAAGCCCAGGGCAGTTAGAAGAGCGGAACTACACCTTCTGCTGTATGATGCAAGGCAACGTAAAAGCAAGGATTTTCTAAGCTTCTGCATTTATAGTCTCCCTCAGGCAAGGGAAGGAAAGGGGGCCCTATCCCATCAGGGTTTGCCTGGAATTCAGCAGGTTCCAGGTGAGGGAGGGTCCAGGTGAGTGGTTGGCCATGTGCCTGCAGGAACGTGTTCATTGAGACATTTAATATTCCCCTGGAAACAGCTGCAGGGAGTTTCCCAAGAGTCTGTGGGTAACCAGATAGCCCTGGCCAGCCCcaggatgaggaaactgatccCCAGGAGTGGACAGGATGGGAATGGCCAGGCTGGAGGGCAGGAaggcctgcctccctccctggatGCTGGCTGCTGTGGCCAAAACCACAGACGTAAAAGACCGTGAGGCTTTTCTGACAAGGACTTTTACAACTTCTCTGCAGAGGACAGGAATTCTGGAACTCAGGAGACCTGTATATAAAGTCGTCATCAGGGCCCTGTGGACAGTGTCATGATGCTGGTTGATCACCATCCCTCAACAAGTACAGTTACATGTCTGCTGAGGGCCCACTGTTGAGACGTTTCTAATTCCTGTATGACCTAACATCAAACATCATACCCTTGCCTCCCTGGCTCCTGGTTGCGCAGATGCTCAGGCCTTCTTTGTCATCCAAGAGGAGCTCTCAGGCCTCCCCCTTCCTGTGTCCCTGGTACTTCCCCATGGGTGAGGGGCCTGGAAAGCTTTTCCCACCTCCAGCCACACCAGCAAAGTGTGAAGAGCAGAGAGCAAATCAGTGTAGAGTTGTGGGCAAGGGCTCCGGGTACCACAAGGCACACGACACTTTAGGATCTCCCTGGCATGGCAAAtgggatggtgggggggggggtgggtatgATCGTCCATAAACTCCTAGGCCAGGTTAAACAGAAGGATGGCTTGGGCTGGTCCAGGGGAAACATGGAGGCTGAATAGGCAGCTGGCACCACAGCCCACCCAGGGCATGGGCCATTTCTCCATGAGCAGCCCCTGGGATGGGGTGAGAAATTAAAGAACAACATCTACAGGTGAAGTGGGAGGGCTGATCTCCTGGCCGGTACTGGGACTGGAGGGGACACACACTGTCAACTGGCTATTGTGGCAGTTGGGGGTGGCGTGGAGGGATGACACATGTGGGCTCCTTAacccttcccttctctgctttGTTGGAGAGAACCTCATCTCTCAGGCCCCCCTACCTCTGGCTTCCAGGTAGGTTTGGCCACTGCAAGACACCTGAGAAAGACAGGAGATCAGAGCGGGGAGTGGTGGGCATTCAGACCCTGTGTTCTGCTCACCGTGGCATCTCTGCAGGCAGCCATGTCCCCACTGAGGCTCCGGCTCCCCTGCCCCGCCATGAGCCCCCTCGCCCTGGGGCACCCTGGGGGGCAGCTCCAGCCCCTGGAATCCCTGTTGTCCTCCCAGCCTCAGATGTGGTACCACACTGTTGCTAATCCCTGGATGCCTCAGATAGGTTTCCACTACCTGTCACCAGTCCCTATGTCGTTTGGAAAATCTAGATCAGCATCTTTCCCATTTAATGTATAGGTGGATCACCTGATTAAGTAGGTCTGgagcatttctaacaagctccagGTGACTCTGATATGCTTGGTccttggaccacactttgagaatcggAGGACCAAGGAGGCTTTTACATTATTGAAACAATGTGCACTCTGCTGGGCGTTAGGTCACAACAGTGAAACAAATAGACCTGCTTGCAGTCtagagagggagacagacacaATCAGATGAAATAAACAACACCACTGGTAAGTGCCTCAAGAGATGGACAGGAGCTGTGACCAATTGGATTCCCAGGATGCCTTCCTTGACACCTTGAAGAGGTGGTGTTtgagctgagacccagagaacGGGCAGAGGAAAGTTCCAGAGCAgcaggtgagcaggggctgggtgACTGCAGGACAGTGTGTAGTCTGTGGTCTGAGAGGCCAGCCCAGTCAGAGTGCCGGGACGGTGGGTGGGCCCAGAGGCTCAGGTCACCAGGCACCAAGCTGACTCCTCCTCACCTGGAGGAGAATCTGCACCTGAACCTGACCGCCTCCCATGATCagaactccccctcccccaagatCTGAATCTAACTTCCAGTAAGGTCTCCAGGTGCAGCTGGCGATCTCAGACGCTTCCCTGCTCGGCTGGCAGCCACACCCAGACTGCCTGGCGCCTGAGCTTGGCTGCTCGTTCTTGAAGCAAGGTTGTTGTGGAGATTGCGTTCAAAAGGGACAGTAGCAGGGAAGGCGGGTCTTTGCCTGGGCACACAGTCCTCTGTGAGGACGGCCTGACCTGTGCACACAAATACTGTGTGGGGGACGGCACACCTCTTCTTGCTGACTCTTGGTGGTTTAGTTTCCCCAATAAAACCCACTTCTTATCCCTATACACTGGGTGACGTTTGTAGTATTTTCCTCACCACCTTGCCACATTCAGTCTTTATCTATGACTTTAGAGCAACGGAAGCCATCGGAAGGTTAAACATAGGATTATCTGATGGAATCTGTGTTTCCAAACACCTTTTGGGTTGCAGCAGGAAGAATGGGTTGTAAGAAGATgggcaggagaaagggggagACCTTGGAGAGAGGAGCTGTGTATGTGCATCTGTTCTGTTGTCGACTCAGGGGACCCCGGGCCCATAGAAGCACCAAGAGTCAGTGGGTGTTGCTGAGCCCTGAGTTCAGCTTCAGCTCTGGGAGAGGAAGAATGTTAGGTCAGTCTCTGAGGGCATGTGCACTAACCAGAGTGGCAACAGGTGGGACTGGTCCTCAAAGACCCCCACCCTGTTTGACCCTGCACTGAGCTTCTTCCTCCAGCCTCCCCCATCACCATGGTGAACCTGTAATGAGGGGCCTCGGGAGGACACGCATCTAAACCATGAGCTGGCACCTGTTGGTAGGCATCGCCTGCCCTGGTCGCCCGAATCTGGGGCTCTCAGAGAACTGATTGTAAAGACCTGGGGGTGAGGAAGAGGACATGGCATCTCCCTCCACTCCCGCGCTCCTCAAATCTTGGCACTGTGCCTCAGGACGCAGTGACCGCAGGGGACGTTCCTGGAAGCTGTGCAGATGCCCTGGAAGCAGAGTGCGCAGCCCCCACCCGCTCCACTTCCAGGGCTCTCACTGTTCCTACTGTGAGTGTGGCCCTCTGCCTCTGACCCTCACTCACTTCAGGCCGGGCCTGCAGGCCTGGGGAAGCTCCCAGATTTCTACCAGCTTGGTGGGGATTTTGTTACTTTTCCCCTATttacacttcaataaaacagTATGGGATCAAAAAGCAACCAACAAAACTTGCCTTATGAtctgatcttccccaccccccgcccccagttgTGTCATATTCTGGCACATCCTCTTAGCTTCTGCGTCTGTGACCTCAGGTGACCAGCCTTGGTCCTGTACAGGATGGCTGTGAAGGGGTGATGGGTAATGTGGGTGGACACGAGAGTAGGGTGCCCTGTGCAAAGGCTGACTATAGGCTCCACAGACAACCCTGGGTTGGGGGTCTTAGGGGTGGCAGAAGCTGTAGTTGATGAGCTTGGAGAAAGAGAAATTTGACCAGAGGGAAGGATGGAGCCCAAGAGCCAGAGCCTAACGCTCTCTTCtgtaatatacacatacacacacattcacatagaACATACTGTCTCAAactccctgcacacacacacacacacacacacacacacacacttgcacacattcacacatgcatACTGCCATCTTCAGGGACCTGTGCCTGAGGGAGCCGAGGCGCCGAGTGACGGCATGTGCACGCCCATCTCCGCTACTTAAAGGTGGGGACGGACCCTGTGACTGTGAGTCACCATAACTGTGACACGCTCTCCTTTATGCTTCACTGGACGCAGAGCAGCTATCAGCCCCAAGAACAGCTCCAGGCTGGGTCTGCGCTGGACACGGGAGCAGACAGCCGGCAGACTAGGAAAGGGTGCTGAAGATGGGGGAAAGTTGGGAGGCTGGGCACAGCTAACATCCTGAGCTCCTGCTGCCCTTGACGTCTCTGTGCGCTTAAGAAAGGACCAGCCCACCTCAGGATGAACCCTCCTTCAGGGCCAAGAGCCCCGCTGGGCCCGGTGCAGGAATCCAGCTGCCTGgccaccccagcctcctccagcAGGTGGGACAGCTCCCGGAGCAGCGCCTCCAGCCTGAGCCACCCTCCGTCCATCAGCCCCACGGTAAGCCTGGGGCGAGTATGTGCATGCaaaacctccctcccctcccctggtgCCCTTCCTAGGGACAACAGGGGCTTTGACAGGGAGATAGAAAGGCCTGAGCTCTGCTCTGGGATGATGGGCATGTTATTGAACCTCTCCGAACCTGTCCTACACAAAAAGACCAATAGAGGACACTGTGGCGAGTTTTCCTTCACCATGGAGAGCATCTGAGGAACAGAAAGGCCAGCCTTCTGGGACAAAGGGCTGGAATGGCCCATCCATTTCTTTCTGGAGGTGGTAGGATGCCCCCAGAACCTTCCTGAGAGGAAGGCATACTCTGGGCCTCAGGATTTGTCCCAGTCCAGAGTGAGGTGTTTGgtgccttctcctgcctccatcctCCTAGCCAGGCCCAGGGCCATCTCCCAACATCCCCACTGCTACCTGGGGAGTGATAAGCCTGCCCTCAGGGCTGTGGGATGCTGGCCTAGTTCTAGACAGGAAGGGGAGGCTCCAGTAGCTATAGGAGCCAGGGCAGGACAGAAATGAAGCTACTCCCATCCCTGGAAAGCATCTGTGATGGGAAGTTTTTAAGGCCCTTTGTTTTGGCCTCATAGGCTGATGACCTCCTTGCAATGACTTGGGGgggctgaattttctttttattttttaaatttatttttaaccacacagcatgcaagatcctagttccctgaccaagaattgaacctgtgcccctgcaatGGAAATACGAAGTCCTTAACCATTGGACGGCCAGAGAATTCCccataaattttctgttttaaaaaacattattttttaattcaatcaTTAATTTGACTATGCCTCCACACAGTGCAAGGGGACTGGAATACATTTGCTAACTGTCTCAGACATTTGAGATGGGGCCCATACAGAGGGGAGGAACCCACCTAGGAGAGGGCTCTACCTTTTCTAGGAAACATGGAGTCACTCCAGCCATGTCCGTGCTTGCCAAacatgtgtctgtctgtcctaCCAGCCTCCAACAGATAATCTGAGCATACTTCTAAAAGACTTTTGCCTCTGGACCATAGGAGCTTGGGCTCAACTTTAGGGAGACCCACATTTCCATTCCAGCTCAGCTACCTGCAAGCTGTGTGAGCAAATGGTTTTGCCACTCTGAGCCTGCCCCACTGGGGCAGTTTTTCTCTGCCCCACTGGGGACCCTAACTCTTCTTCTCAGGACTATTTGGAGGTGATGTGGTCATGGGATGCccttatttctctgtcttttcacagGCAGTCAGGGCTCAGGCTGCTGCCTGGGTCCCCTTCCCCACGGTTGATGTTCCAGACCACGCCCACTACACCCTGGGCACGGTGATCCTCCTGGTGGGACTCACGGGGATGCTGGGAAATCTGACAGTCATCTATACCTTCTGCAGGTGCCCGGTTGGCAGGGTGGGATCCTGGGCACTGAGGGCAGCCAGCCAGGAAGAGATGGGGAAGAACACAGGACTGAAATTCTGGTGCCAACTCTGCCAGGGCACTGTTGAGCCTAGCCTTCAAAGCCAGGAAAGGAGCCCAAAAGCAGTCCAGGGCAACTTGAGTGGCATATCCGATTGGGTCCCAGGTGCACCCCCTACCCCCTGTGGAGGACACACACATCTCTGCCTATTTGCTCTGCTCTCGGTTCACCTCCACCATCACCTGCCCCAGTGGGCATCTTCCCTTGACTCAGAGAGCAGCCCTGGTATAAGAATCCTGAGTCCTCCAGCCCTTCAGCAGCCAGGCCTGCCCACCACCCTTGGCTTCCTTCTCTACCTGCCCCACTCACCAGCTGAATGGCTGAGATGGGCATATGGAGGCATGACTACCCTTAGCTGAAATGACTTTAAGCAGATTAAAGTTGAGTCAacttttcttatctgcaaaatggagttGTCACTTACTTCATggagtttttagtttttatatgtgTGGTGCCCAGCAAATGAGTGAATCCTGACTGTGCCACTTACTGAGTCTTGGGACCACAAGCTGCATCATGGGTGGGAGCTTCAGTGTGCTTActggaaaaggaaggaggggggACAGACACAAAGATGGATGATTATAAGAGACAAGGTTTGTGGAAGTACCTGACCCGTGGACACCATCGTCAGCTCCTCTCCCCTTCACGAGCTCCGAGGGTGAGGACTGCAAAGATGCAGAGAGAGGAGGACAAGAGAGGCCTGAGTTGCTGCCTTGAGGGGGTCTCACTTCTCTGCCCATAATGCCAGGCTCCAGAGCTGTTTAGCTGGTACTTGCTGGGCAGCAGGATGGTCTGTGGCCCAGCAGCTCATGCCTGAGTGCAAGCACACGTGTATGCATgggtatgcatgcatgtgcacatgtgtttgCTGGGAAGCTCCCCAGCAGAAGCTCCTCCTGACAGCATCTGACCCCTCCCAGGAGCAGAGGCCTCAGGACTCCTGCCAACATGTTCATTATCAACCTCGCGGTCAGCGACTTCCTCATGTCCTTCACTCAGGCCCCCGTCTTCTTCGCCAGCAGCCTCTATAAGCAGTGGCTCTTTGGAGAAGCAGGTAGACACTTGGAATTCCCTTctgctggggggaggaggagggttgGGGCAGGGGATGTCCACAGTGGAGGGTGGCCCAGATGAGACGGTGATATGCTCTTCCTGGGCCATGGGTGGGTAGCCCCCGCTCAGACTCACAAGTTGGCAAGAGGCTTCCATGAGCCTCTGTCAGATGCAAGCAGTCAGGGTGAGAGGAACACAGGCCTGTTTTCCTTGAGAGGCCAGCGCTGGAGCTAAGTACACACCATCCACACGCCCTCCTTGCCCTCGGGTATCTGATTGGCTCCCCACCAAGGACTGAGGTCAGGGAGCTATGCCCACAGGCTGTGAATTCTATGCCTTCTGTGGGGCTCTCTTTGGCATCACCTCCATGATTACCCTGACGGCCATCGCCCTGGACCGCTACCTGGTGATCACACGCCCACTGGCCACCGTCGGGATGGTGTCCAAGAGGCGGGCAGCGCTTGTCCTTCTGGGTGTCTGGCTCTATGCCCTGGCTTGGAGTCTGCCGCCCTTCTTTGGCTGGAGTAAGTGGACTCAGGGAATCAGGGGATGGGAAGATAATTTGGGAGGGGCATGTTCAAGGGGCAGGTAGGTGGACTTGGGTTCCCAAGCTGGCAGGAGGGGCCAGGGGACTGCTGAAGCCTCAAGTAAATGGACATTCAGGGGGCATGACTAGCAGCAGGGGGAACTGAGGCTGCACCATCAGCGATCAGAGGCTAACCTGGGCTCCCATCCCCAAATACAGAAGGGAAGACCACATAGTTCCTGACTGGCAGGAAGTGACAGGTACATCTGATGCTGAGTTTGCAATACATCAGGCAAGCAAGGGTTGGGATGTGAGGCCTCAGCAGGTAAAAGGGTTAGCAGCAGGCACCTACCCTTCCAAGGCAGGACCAGGAAGCTGGCTTAAGTCTGAGAGAATAAGACCCTGGGGTTGTGGTGAGGTCTATCTTCCAAACTGGTAAGATTGGGCAGCAGTGGGCTTTACCAGCTGTCTTCTAATAGCACCAGCTTGGAAAACTCCCCTCTATGTGCCCCAGTTTCTTTGCTCTGCtgtgcagggctggggctggggccaaGGCCGGGGCCAGTGTTTGAGAAGTTCAGACCCCACATCCAAAGCCCCTGCTGGATGAGGAACCTGGGTCAGCACTGCCCTGAAGGCTGAGCACCCTGCCCCTGGTTCCCAGGTGCCTACGTGCCCGAAGGTCTGCTGACCTCTTGCTCCTGGGACTACGTGAGCTTCACGCCGTCGGTCCGCGCCTACACCATGCTGCTCTTCTGTTTTGTGTTCTTCCTCCCCTTGCTTGTCATCATTTACTGCTACATCTTCATCTTCAAGGCCATCCGAGAGACGGGCCAGTAAGAGCTGCGCACAACGGAGGGGTTTGATGGGAGGAGGACTGTGCCCCTTCACCAGGGCTTCCTGTGGCTCAGTCTGTATCCAGCCCCCCAGGGCACTCCCAGACTCAGATGGGCAAAGACCAGCTCAGTACATGTGCTTATGGGGTGGGTTCCCTGCAGACTGGTGCAAACTCAGTGCTTTGAAAAGTCTCAAGAGATAGGGTCTTCTGAAGAGAGGGCTTCAGACTTGGCCAAAGGGTCTGGGGGAAAGAGAAAACGCCACAGGTAGAAGCACAGGAAGGCAGCTTAGCCTGGATATAATGGGGGACTTCCCGGGTGTCAGGGGTGCCTGAATGGAAAGGATGGCCAGGTCCAAGAAGGCTCCCTGATAGTAGCCATGGCCCTGGCACTCACTGCAAGCTGAGTGGGGTCAAACCCAGACTCTGCACACTTTCTAGAGCTCTCCAGACTTTCGGGGCTTGCGAGGGTGGCAGTGAGTGTCCCCGGCAGCGGCAGCGGCTACAGAATGAGTGGAAAATGGCCAAGATCGAGTTGCTGGTCATCCTTCTCTTTGTGCTCTCCTGGGCCCCCTACTCCACGGTCGCCCTGATGGGTTTTGCTGGGTGAGCAGTGGCTGAGGGACTGGGACGGGGTGCTGGGAGGGTGGGAGAAGAGTAAAGGGACCCTGGGgcagcctccccttccccagtccAAGCCCAAGCCAGCCATCCTCACACTTTAGGTCCAGCCTCGTAGCCTTATTCTCCCTGCTGCTGTGAGATGCCCGCACTGGAGCTGGGCCTGCCTCATTCCTGGAGGCACTAGGGGACATGGGGGAGTTCTGGGCCACAGTGGGTTTGGCCTGAGGGCCTACAAGGGCTGTCAGGTCCTTCCAAACCCCTGGAGAACATGCAGGTCTCCCAGAGTTTCTGGTTTCTTGTGGCTAGTGTCTGGAGACTTTAACACCTGCAACAGCATGGATACTGGCCAGACTTCATGAGCACTGTGAGACAGTGAGAACTATGAATCCTTTCAGCTATTTGGGTATGAGACCTTTTCTGTGCAGGAGTGCCCTGGTCCCCTGTTGGGCCCTCTATGCAATAACTCCCAAAGAGCCAGGGGAGCAGCAGGCATCAGGGTTTgatggggtgtggggagggctgGTCAGAGGGCCAGATTCTTTGAGGGTGGGGGGTTTACTGCCAGCAGCACAGTCTCCAAGGAATTGTGGGACCTGGTGAGACCCCCCCCACTCTGGCACATCTTCTCAGCACCCCTCCCTCAACTGCTCCCTGGGTTCCCATGCACCTCAGATCAGAATTCTCCTTGGCATCAGTGCATCTCCTGGGAATGACTTAGTTATGCCACTTTGGACCAGGCTGGGCTGTGCCCTGGCAAGGCTTGGTTGGCCTAAGAGGAAGAAGGTACTTGAGAGGACGGGTGGGTGGTGGAGTCTCCAGGGAGGGTCAGCTGGCAGGGGAACCTCAGCTTCTCTGTCCTAGGTATGCACATATCCTGACGCCCTACATGAACTCGGTGCCAGCTGTCATTGCCAAGGCCTCTGCCATCTACAACCCCATCATTTACGCCATCACCCACCCCAAATACAGGTGGGACCTCCACCAGGACACAGGACCAGATCCCCTGGCCCACCCTCATGGGCATGGAGGGCCTGGGCCTATAAATGGGGGCAGAGGCTAGCCATCTTTCCTGTCCTTTGTATCTGCATTGGGTGGGAACTCTAGCAGCTGAGAACAGCTCATGACCCTGAGTTGGATCTGGAGCTGGTATGACCCCTTCTGCTGCTCCAGTTTCCTAGGGGGCTCAGCTTGGGGGGACATCAGAGCTCTCTGGGCAGTGTCCAGTACTAACTGGGATTTTCAGAACTGAGGCCAAGAGGCAACCAGGATGGCTGATCAGCAGGGCTGCCTGCTGCAAAGAGAGGCCCCCAGACAGTGTCAGCCTGGAGAGATCGCAGCAGCGAGAGCTCTGTTCTGCTTCAAGGGCCATGGTAGTGGCCTGGGACTGGTTCTGGCCCGGAGTACTCTCTGCTGATAGAATCCCCGCAGGGCTGGCCTCTTCCACGAGGGGGCCTTCAGTGCTTCCTTTTGCCTGGTGGTGTCAGTAACTCAGCGGCCCTGTGGAGGCCAGCTGCAGGCCTTAG
This window harbors:
- the LDB3 gene encoding LIM domain-binding protein 3 isoform X11; translated protein: MNPPSGPRAPLGPVQESSCLATPASSSRWDSSRSSASSLSHPPSISPTAVRAQAAAWVPFPTVDVPDHAHYTLGTVILLVGLTGMLGNLTVIYTFCRSRGLRTPANMFIINLAVSDFLMSFTQAPVFFASSLYKQWLFGEAGCEFYAFCGALFGITSMITLTAIALDRYLVITRPLATVGMVSKRRAALVLLGVWLYALAWSLPPFFGWSAYVPEGLLTSCSWDYVSFTPSVRAYTMLLFCFVFFLPLLVIIYCYIFIFKAIRETGQALQTFGACEGGSECPRQRQRLQNEWKMAKIELLVILLFVLSWAPYSTVALMGFAGYAHILTPYMNSVPAVIAKASAIYNPIIYAITHPKYRLAIAQHLPCLGVLLGVSGQRTGLYTSYRSTHRSTLSSQASDLSWISGRRRQASLGSESEVGWTDTEATAAWGAGQQVSGWSPCSQGLEDVEAKALPRPQGRDPEAPGKVKGLLPNLDPRM